One window from the genome of Candidatus Vogelbacteria bacterium encodes:
- the dnaN gene encoding DNA polymerase III subunit beta: protein MKIEFIKDKLQKAVNQAERSVGKNLSLPILSNIILETENKKLIVKSTNLEIGVEIEVAAKIEGDLKVAVNPSLLNNLLQNLPNNEKIEINKEEDLFIINTNKGQVNLKTQTTEDFPIIPKVTSDKVINISIKNFIEGIKSVAYAAALSDIKPEIASVYLYSEDQKLFFVSTDGFRLSEKFIILDNFSPKELINLIIPLKNALEINRILSDQPTDGELVIMTDNNQISIMSDGLHITSRIIDGVYPDYRQVMPKDLKTRIELNKNDFINTLKLAGVFSDKFNRLTIDVNKEIVTLSTKNNETGESILKITPRAYSGEGLSLTISSRYLLDALQSIDDEYIILGFNESNKPLYLKGFDDVTFQGLVMPLRT from the coding sequence ATGAAAATAGAATTTATTAAAGACAAGCTACAGAAAGCTGTAAACCAAGCTGAAAGATCTGTGGGTAAGAATTTAAGTTTACCTATATTGAGTAATATAATTTTAGAAACAGAAAATAAAAAATTAATAGTTAAATCAACAAATTTAGAAATAGGAGTAGAAATAGAAGTAGCTGCTAAGATAGAAGGTGATTTAAAGGTGGCAGTTAACCCTTCTTTACTTAATAATTTACTTCAAAATTTACCTAATAATGAAAAAATAGAAATAAACAAAGAGGAAGATTTGTTTATTATTAATACCAATAAAGGTCAAGTTAATCTTAAAACACAAACAACAGAAGATTTTCCTATTATTCCTAAAGTGACAAGCGATAAGGTTATTAATATATCAATTAAAAATTTTATAGAAGGAATTAAAAGTGTAGCTTATGCGGCTGCTTTATCTGATATAAAACCAGAAATAGCTAGTGTTTATTTGTATTCTGAAGACCAGAAACTGTTTTTTGTATCCACTGATGGGTTTAGATTATCAGAAAAGTTTATTATTTTAGATAACTTCAGCCCTAAAGAGTTGATTAATTTAATTATTCCTCTTAAAAACGCCTTAGAAATAAATAGAATTTTAAGTGATCAACCAACTGACGGGGAATTGGTGATTATGACCGATAATAACCAGATCTCAATTATGTCTGATGGTCTTCATATTACCTCCAGGATTATTGATGGTGTCTATCCAGACTATCGTCAAGTGATGCCGAAAGATTTAAAAACAAGAATAGAGCTTAATAAAAATGATTTTATTAATACTTTAAAGTTGGCTGGGGTTTTTTCTGATAAATTTAATCGTTTAACTATTGATGTAAATAAAGAAATAGTGACTCTTAGTACTAAGAATAACGAAACAGGAGAAAGTATTTTAAAAATCACCCCTCGAGCCTATAGTGGAGAAGGACTAAGTTTAACAATTAGTAGTCGTTATTTGTTAGACGCTCTCCAGTCTATTGATGATGAATATATTATTTTGGGTTTTAATGAAAGTAATAAACCTTTATATTTAAAAGGATTTGATGATGTAACTTTTCAAGGATTAGTAATGCCACTAAGAACTTAA
- the dnaA gene encoding chromosomal replication initiator protein DnaA, protein MVNNKTLWDGVLAEMELTLSRANFGTWFRHTHIYKQDDGVVYISVPNAFVRDWLTNKYHKAILSSLRTHAPEIRSLEYIIAKLGDNQNKQATQQMESTPSTENTLGLQDLYINKESNLNPKYTFDTFVTGPFNEVAYAAAQAVIKNPGTNYNPLFIYGNTGLGKTHLIQSIGNYLKKLNVNKKVYYITSENFTIDYVNLVRSGKGNYFKEKYRKYDLLIMDDIQFFSGKEGTQEELFHLFNNFYENNKQIVFSSDKSPKFIDNIDDRLRSRFEGGMIVDVIKPDYESRLAILQTKAQTMNFDVPKEVLEYVASTVQDNVRELEGSLNTILCQSQAKKRMLTVSEIKNLIKNNIKPKKTISIKDVMKIVADFYNIEERFLYEKTRRKEVVKPRQIIMYLLREDFSTSYPYIGQKLGGRDHTTVIHAYEKIKTDLKVNQILTQEIEQIRTLLYNT, encoded by the coding sequence GGCTAATTTTGGAACCTGGTTTAGGCATACTCATATATACAAACAAGACGATGGGGTGGTTTATATCAGCGTCCCTAACGCTTTTGTCCGTGATTGGTTAACCAATAAGTACCATAAGGCTATTTTAAGCTCTTTGCGCACCCACGCTCCCGAAATAAGAAGTTTGGAATACATTATTGCTAAATTAGGTGACAATCAAAACAAACAAGCAACTCAACAGATGGAGAGTACTCCTTCTACTGAGAACACTTTAGGCCTTCAAGACCTCTATATTAATAAGGAGAGCAATCTAAACCCTAAATACACCTTTGATACCTTTGTAACTGGTCCGTTCAATGAGGTCGCTTACGCAGCCGCTCAGGCGGTAATTAAAAATCCAGGGACTAATTATAATCCACTGTTTATTTATGGTAATACTGGACTTGGAAAAACCCACTTAATCCAATCTATTGGTAATTACCTAAAAAAACTAAATGTTAATAAGAAAGTTTATTATATAACCTCGGAAAATTTCACTATTGATTACGTTAACCTGGTCCGATCTGGTAAGGGTAATTATTTTAAAGAAAAGTATCGTAAGTATGACCTTTTAATTATGGATGATATTCAATTCTTTTCTGGTAAAGAGGGGACTCAGGAAGAATTATTTCATTTATTTAATAATTTTTATGAAAACAACAAACAAATAGTCTTTTCTTCAGATAAATCACCTAAGTTTATTGATAATATTGATGATCGTCTCCGTTCTCGCTTTGAAGGAGGAATGATTGTAGATGTGATTAAACCAGATTATGAATCTCGGTTAGCCATCTTACAAACTAAAGCTCAAACTATGAATTTTGATGTTCCTAAGGAGGTTTTAGAGTATGTGGCTTCTACTGTTCAAGATAATGTTAGGGAATTAGAAGGTTCTTTAAATACCATCCTCTGCCAGAGTCAGGCTAAAAAAAGAATGTTAACAGTCTCTGAAATAAAAAATTTAATTAAAAACAATATTAAACCTAAAAAAACTATCTCTATTAAAGATGTTATGAAAATAGTGGCTGATTTTTATAATATTGAAGAGAGGTTTTTATATGAAAAAACTAGAAGAAAGGAGGTTGTTAAACCTAGGCAAATAATCATGTATTTACTACGTGAGGATTTTAGTACTTCTTATCCTTATATTGGTCAAAAATTAGGTGGTAGAGACCACACAACAGTTATTCATGCTTATGAGAAAATAAAAACTGATTTAAAAGTTAACCAAATACTTACTCAAGAAATAGAACAAATTAGAACCCTTCTATATAACACTTAG